One segment of Pseudophryne corroboree isolate aPseCor3 chromosome 10, aPseCor3.hap2, whole genome shotgun sequence DNA contains the following:
- the B3GALT6 gene encoding beta-1,3-galactosyltransferase 6 has protein sequence MNVVRLVCRHKTALGLGALTFFSMVLLYLAKCTSESLKPPGPRGLPHQQHHAPRAPGDPQPLAPEKITSTFLAVLIASGPKYTERRSIIRSTWLSAASRPRGDLWCRFVVGTAGLGEEESASLEVEQRRHGDLLLLPELRDSYENLTAKLLLMYAWLDQHLDYKFVFKADDDTFARLDVLMEELKPKEPKRLYWGFFSGRGRVKSGGKWKESSWVLCDYYLPYALGGGYVLSWDLVHYLSLGREYLSQWQSEDVSLGAWLAPLDVNRVHDPRFDTEYKSRGCNNKYIVTHKQSIEDMLEKHQTLAKEGKLCKEEIKLRLSYIYDWAVPPSQCCQRKDGIP, from the coding sequence ATGAACGTGGTGCGGCTGGTGTGTCGCCACAAGACGGCGCTGGGCCTGGGTGCCCTGACGTTCTTCTCAATGGTGCTGCTCTATCTGGCTAAGTGCACCTCAGAGAGCCTGAAGCCACCAGGCCCGCGgggcctcccccaccagcagcaccatGCCCCCCGGGCTCCCGGAGACCCCCAGCCACTGGCACCAGAGAAGATCACCTCCACCTTCCTGGCTGTGCTCATTGCCAGCGGGCCCAAGTACACTGAGCGACGCAGCATCATCCGCAGCACCTGGCTATCCGCAGCCTCCCGCCCCCGCGGGGACCTGTGGTGCCGCTTTGTGGTGGGGACGGCAGGGCTGGGGGAGGAGGAGTCCGCCTCGCTGGAGGTGGAGCAGCGGAGACACGGCGACCTGTTGCTCCTGCCCGAGCTGCGCGACTCCTACGAGAACCTGACGGCCAAGCTGCTGCTCATGTACGCCTGGCTAGATCAGCACCTCGACTACAAGTTTGTGTTCAAGGCTGACGACGACACGTTCGCCCGTCTGGATGTGCTGATGGAGGAGCTGAAGCCCAAGGAGCCCAAGCGCCTGTACTGGGGCTTCTTCTCTGGCCGCGGGCGGGTGAAGTCTGGGGGGAAGTGGAAGGAGAGCTCCTGGGTGCTGTGTGACTATTACCTGCCCTATGCCCTTGGAGGAGGGTATGTGCTGTCTTGGGACCTGGTACACTACCTGAGTCTCGGCAGAGAGTACCTCTCCCAATGGCAGAGTGAGGACGTATCTTTGGGCGCCTGGTTAGCTCCCCTGGATGTAAACAGGGTCCACGACCCACGTTTTGACACAGAGTACAAGTCCAGGGGCTGTAACAACAAATATATTGTCACCCACAAGCAGAGCATTGAAGACATGTTGGAGAAGCACCAGACCTTGGCCAAGGAAGGCAAGCTGTGCAAAGAGGAGATCAAACTCAGGCTATCGTATATCTATGATTGGGCAGTGCCCCCGTCCCAGTGTTGCCAGAGGAAGGATGGCATTCCATGA